A region from the Drosophila mauritiana strain mau12 chromosome 2L, ASM438214v1, whole genome shotgun sequence genome encodes:
- the LOC117148176 gene encoding uncharacterized protein LOC117148176 produces the protein MDGLSRKAFQQVIGSNSDHIISQDNKKKYGEEPRNSFWVSVSDYDLDRAYIVYCFFLDIGGIAAKSLTKSNRMYLKYFSVEDARSALSYDGQTIGYGGDIRVKVRAENPVTENAVSEFLEQCSEGNGNPPDNETTGMAIVDAADEKHEIISDQLLAGNRGENKSKGTSKKVSLSQWFKEKLSYVFYFY, from the coding sequence ATGGATGGTCTGTCGCGGAAGGCGTTCCAGCAAGTCATTGGAAGCAATTCAGACCATATCATTTCGCAGGATAACAAAAAGAAGTATGGCGAAGAGCCCAGGAACTCTTTTTGGGTATCCGTAAGCGACTACGATTTGGACAGGGCTTACATTGTCTACTGCTTCTTTCTCGATATCGGTGGCATTGCTGCCAAAAGCTTGACGAAATCCAATCGCATGTACCTGAAGTACTTCAGCGTGGAGGATGCCCGAAGCGCGCTGAGCTACGATGGCCAAACAATTGGATATGGCGGGGACATTCGCGTAAAAGTCAGAGCTGAGAACCCCGTTACCGAGAATGCCGTCAGTGAGTTTCTGGAGCAATGCTCAGAGGGCAATGGCAATCCCCCTGACAATGAAACCACAGGAATGGCTATTGTCGATGCCGCGGATGAAAAACACGAGATCATTTCTGATCAACTGCTGGCGGGAAACCGTGGGGAAAATAAGTCCAAAGGCACTAGCAAAAAAGTCAGCTTATCCCAATGGTTTAAAGAAAAACTATCTTATGTGTTCTACTTTTATTAA
- the LOC117143401 gene encoding uncharacterized protein LOC117143401 isoform X2, with protein MARLMLRMKVSMILTGVFFTLYFGLQPVTEWFERKDLVAAPEEVVFVNTSVCHVSGQWKPTGFYSSIEPVNKLRCRMPQLLIAITQDGSNFLEARRISEDLSCGESSRVAGSDFLSDDKAWLWDSFKIEGYSTAYGEDNAKGILSSRNGDKELPKIPVDFDLTPVIVEMNNHTRYSIDLKEMIHCTAGRKFQDVLRDFVLHLVPYMQGIPFFSVFWQSQGVQEYYEYAWQLDHSYMMLLKKLLDADILNNTLLLLMSDHGLRAGEYRMSLQGMKEESQPLMVAIYPEWLKRKYPLAVGNLESNAHSLITPYDLRETLADVIALGQLKDANIEVSMKRLQTHPPNRLPRGISLFLPIPDHRTCDLAHIPSLFCFCRELTELPTDDGLVLRSSRFMVESINQLIKPFGQCRQLKLEMVLLAYFLDFGEESFVYELRLRVRTSPGNGVYEATVRLSDVLLLTSPISRVSHYLRQSPCIGDPDLQIFCFCI; from the exons ATGGCCCGGTTGATGTTGCGAATGAAAGTATCCATGATACTGACCGGTGTATTTTTTACGCTTTACTTTGGACTCCAGCCAGTAACAGAGTGGTTTGAAAGAAAGGATCTAGTGGCTGCACCCGAAGAAGTTGTCTTTGTGAACACCTCCGTTTGTCATGTAAGTGGCCAATGGAAGCCGACGGGGTTTTACTCTTCGATTGAGCCGGTCAACAAGTTGCGGTGTCGGATGCCCCAACTACTTATTGCGATAACTCAAGATGGTAGCAATTTTCTGGAGGCCAGAAGGATTTCAGAGGACTTGAGTT GTGGCGAAAGTAGTCGAGTAGCGGGCTCAGACTTTCTATCCGACGACAAGGCGTGGCTGTGGGACAGCTTCAAGATTGAAGGCTACAGCACTGCCTACGGTGAGGATAACGCTAAAGGAATCCTCTCCAGTAGGAACGGGGACAAAGAGCTTCCCAAAATTCCagttgattttgatttgaCTCCTGTAATTGTCGAGATGAATAATCACACGCGCTATAGCATCGATCTGAAGGAGATGATCCACTGCACGGCAGGCCGTAAATTCCAAGATGTTCTCAGAGACTTTGTACTCCATCTGGTACCCTATATGCAAGGAATCCCATTTTTCTCGGTTTTCTGGCAGTCGCAGGGTGTCCAGGAGTACTATGAATATGCCTGGCAATTGGACCATTCCTATATGATGCTTTTGAAGAAGTTGCTGGACGCAGATATTCTGAACAACACTCTGCTGCTTCTGATGTCTGACCACGGCCTGCGAGCTGGTGAATACCGCATGAGCCTTCAGGGCATGAAGGAAGAATCACAGCCTTTAATGGTGGCAATATACCCGGAATGGCTAAAGCGGAAATACCCTTTGGCAGTGGGGAATCTTGAAAGCAACGCGCATAGCCTGATCACTCCGTACGATCTTCGTGAAACCCTGGCGGATGTTATAGCTCTTGGTCAACTGAAGGACGCCAACATAGAGGTCAGCATGAAAAGACTCCAGACCCATCCCCCAAATAGGTTGCCCAGGGGCATAAGCCTCTTTCTTCCGATTCCCGACCACAGGACCTGCGACTTGGCTCACATACCTTCCCTATTCTGCTTTTGCCGCGAGCTCACCGAACTTCCCACAGACGACGGCTTGGTCCTTCGAAGCAGTCGCTTTATGGTGGAATCCATCAACCAGCTTATCAAGCCATTCGGGCAGTGCCGGCAGCTGAAGCTCGAAATGGTTCTACTGGCCTACTTTTTGGACTTCGGCGAAGAGTCCTTCGTCTACGAGTTGAGGCTGCGGGTGCGGACGAGTCCGGGGAATGGGGTTTACGAGGCCACCGTTCGTCTGTCGGACGTTCTACTTTTGACCAGTCCCATCAGTCGGGTCAGTCATTACCTGCGGCAGTCCCCTTGCATCGGCGATCCAGACCTACAAATATTTTGCTTCTGTATTTGA
- the LOC117143401 gene encoding uncharacterized protein LOC117143401 isoform X1: MARLMLRMKVSMILTGVFFTLYFGLQPVTEWFERKDLVAAPEEVVFVNTSVCHVSGQWKPTGFYSSIEPVNKLRCRMPQLLIAITQDGSNFLEARRISEDLSSYGHFDLKRGATRKIKIGAGEQIVRIRCLDKFKASKYHDVLYFFSPPDPKLMSTESPEKLSVMVLGIDSVSHMHFVRYFPLVKAFLENHPHTKFFGYSRVGLDANANLVPFLGGESSRVAGSDFLSDDKAWLWDSFKIEGYSTAYGEDNAKGILSSRNGDKELPKIPVDFDLTPVIVEMNNHTRYSIDLKEMIHCTAGRKFQDVLRDFVLHLVPYMQGIPFFSVFWQSQGVQEYYEYAWQLDHSYMMLLKKLLDADILNNTLLLLMSDHGLRAGEYRMSLQGMKEESQPLMVAIYPEWLKRKYPLAVGNLESNAHSLITPYDLRETLADVIALGQLKDANIEVSMKRLQTHPPNRLPRGISLFLPIPDHRTCDLAHIPSLFCFCRELTELPTDDGLVLRSSRFMVESINQLIKPFGQCRQLKLEMVLLAYFLDFGEESFVYELRLRVRTSPGNGVYEATVRLSDVLLLTSPISRVSHYLRQSPCIGDPDLQIFCFCI; this comes from the exons ATGGCCCGGTTGATGTTGCGAATGAAAGTATCCATGATACTGACCGGTGTATTTTTTACGCTTTACTTTGGACTCCAGCCAGTAACAGAGTGGTTTGAAAGAAAGGATCTAGTGGCTGCACCCGAAGAAGTTGTCTTTGTGAACACCTCCGTTTGTCATGTAAGTGGCCAATGGAAGCCGACGGGGTTTTACTCTTCGATTGAGCCGGTCAACAAGTTGCGGTGTCGGATGCCCCAACTACTTATTGCGATAACTCAAGATGGTAGCAATTTTCTGGAGGCCAGAAGGATTTCAGAGGACTTGAGTT CTTATGGACACTTCGATCTGAAAAGGGGTGCGACCAGAAAAATTAAGATCGGCGCTGGAGAGCAAATAGTTCGCATTAGGTGCTTGGACAAGTTTAAGGCAAGCAAATACCATGACGTGCTTTATTTTTTCTCTCCGCCTGATCCCAAATTGATGTCGACAGAGAGTCCTGAAAAATTGTCTGTGATGGTCTTGGGCATTGACTCAGTTTCTCACATGCATTTTGTGCGATATTTTCCCCTCGTGAAGGCCTTCTTAGAAAACCACCCGCACACGAAATTCTTCGGCTACAGTCGTGTGGGCCTGGATGCAAATGCCAATTTAGTCCCTTTTCTAGGTGGCGAAAGTAGTCGAGTAGCGGGCTCAGACTTTCTATCCGACGACAAGGCGTGGCTGTGGGACAGCTTCAAGATTGAAGGCTACAGCACTGCCTACGGTGAGGATAACGCTAAAGGAATCCTCTCCAGTAGGAACGGGGACAAAGAGCTTCCCAAAATTCCagttgattttgatttgaCTCCTGTAATTGTCGAGATGAATAATCACACGCGCTATAGCATCGATCTGAAGGAGATGATCCACTGCACGGCAGGCCGTAAATTCCAAGATGTTCTCAGAGACTTTGTACTCCATCTGGTACCCTATATGCAAGGAATCCCATTTTTCTCGGTTTTCTGGCAGTCGCAGGGTGTCCAGGAGTACTATGAATATGCCTGGCAATTGGACCATTCCTATATGATGCTTTTGAAGAAGTTGCTGGACGCAGATATTCTGAACAACACTCTGCTGCTTCTGATGTCTGACCACGGCCTGCGAGCTGGTGAATACCGCATGAGCCTTCAGGGCATGAAGGAAGAATCACAGCCTTTAATGGTGGCAATATACCCGGAATGGCTAAAGCGGAAATACCCTTTGGCAGTGGGGAATCTTGAAAGCAACGCGCATAGCCTGATCACTCCGTACGATCTTCGTGAAACCCTGGCGGATGTTATAGCTCTTGGTCAACTGAAGGACGCCAACATAGAGGTCAGCATGAAAAGACTCCAGACCCATCCCCCAAATAGGTTGCCCAGGGGCATAAGCCTCTTTCTTCCGATTCCCGACCACAGGACCTGCGACTTGGCTCACATACCTTCCCTATTCTGCTTTTGCCGCGAGCTCACCGAACTTCCCACAGACGACGGCTTGGTCCTTCGAAGCAGTCGCTTTATGGTGGAATCCATCAACCAGCTTATCAAGCCATTCGGGCAGTGCCGGCAGCTGAAGCTCGAAATGGTTCTACTGGCCTACTTTTTGGACTTCGGCGAAGAGTCCTTCGTCTACGAGTTGAGGCTGCGGGTGCGGACGAGTCCGGGGAATGGGGTTTACGAGGCCACCGTTCGTCTGTCGGACGTTCTACTTTTGACCAGTCCCATCAGTCGGGTCAGTCATTACCTGCGGCAGTCCCCTTGCATCGGCGATCCAGACCTACAAATATTTTGCTTCTGTATTTGA
- the LOC117150290 gene encoding uncharacterized protein LOC117150290 isoform X2 — MVEGMIKKLTAILFGLVLAVLFRVIIPFTLRLKSAEITINVLNCFNFLTSTVSIILCLNLVSLYLANLRDDWLVLGILVLHWTYFAISKQLEAMNMSYSTFADSLNLKWLAYSNFNKTDWPSVENAVLCCGLEGPRSYMDYLQGVPTHCYHPDLITQGCSDFVKNIFMPMQQISKLLLRLAIFVELVILLTLAATLLKKCISLIGERKHKRIITQGLAVLIDLFKNTF, encoded by the exons ATGGTAGAGGGTATGATAAAAAAGCTAACTGCTATTTTATTTGGG CTTGTATTGGCTGTATTATTTCGAGTAATTATACCCTTTACTCTGCGACTTAAAAGCGCTGAAATAACCATCAATGTGCTTAACTGTTTTAATTTTCTAACAAGTACcgtttcaattattttatgcCTTAATTTGGTCAGCCTATACTTAGCCAATTTGCGTGATGATTGGCTTGTTCTAGGG ATACTCGTCCTTCATTGGACGTACTTCGCAATTTCAAAACAACTAGAAGCCATGAACATGAGCTATAGTACATTCGCGGATAGCTTAAACCTTAAATGGCTGGCTTACTCCAATTTTAACAAGACAGATTGGCCTTCGGTTGAAAATGCG GTTTTATGCTGTGGACTGGAGGGTCCCCGTTCTTATATGGATTATCTACAAGGGGTTCCAACCCACTGCTATCATCCCGACCTTATCACCCAAGGTTGCAGTGACTTtgttaaaaacatttttatgccGATGCAACAAATAAGTAAGTTGCTGCTCAGATTGGCAATTTTTGTGGAACTGGTAATATTACTTACTCTTGCTGCAACGCTTTTaaagaaatgcatttctttgatTGGCGAAAGGAAACATAAAAGAATTATTACACAGGGGCTTGCGGTACTGatagatttatttaaaaacacaTTTTAA
- the LOC117150290 gene encoding uncharacterized protein LOC117150290 isoform X1, with protein MVEGMIKKLTAILFGLVLAVLFRVIIPFTLRLKSAEITINVLNCFNFLTSTVSIILCLNLVSLYLANLRDDWLVLGLIPLQILVLHWTYFAISKQLEAMNMSYSTFADSLNLKWLAYSNFNKTDWPSVENAVLCCGLEGPRSYMDYLQGVPTHCYHPDLITQGCSDFVKNIFMPMQQISKLLLRLAIFVELVILLTLAATLLKKCISLIGERKHKRIITQGLAVLIDLFKNTF; from the exons ATGGTAGAGGGTATGATAAAAAAGCTAACTGCTATTTTATTTGGG CTTGTATTGGCTGTATTATTTCGAGTAATTATACCCTTTACTCTGCGACTTAAAAGCGCTGAAATAACCATCAATGTGCTTAACTGTTTTAATTTTCTAACAAGTACcgtttcaattattttatgcCTTAATTTGGTCAGCCTATACTTAGCCAATTTGCGTGATGATTGGCTTGTTCTAGGG CTTATACCGCTGCAGATACTCGTCCTTCATTGGACGTACTTCGCAATTTCAAAACAACTAGAAGCCATGAACATGAGCTATAGTACATTCGCGGATAGCTTAAACCTTAAATGGCTGGCTTACTCCAATTTTAACAAGACAGATTGGCCTTCGGTTGAAAATGCG GTTTTATGCTGTGGACTGGAGGGTCCCCGTTCTTATATGGATTATCTACAAGGGGTTCCAACCCACTGCTATCATCCCGACCTTATCACCCAAGGTTGCAGTGACTTtgttaaaaacatttttatgccGATGCAACAAATAAGTAAGTTGCTGCTCAGATTGGCAATTTTTGTGGAACTGGTAATATTACTTACTCTTGCTGCAACGCTTTTaaagaaatgcatttctttgatTGGCGAAAGGAAACATAAAAGAATTATTACACAGGGGCTTGCGGTACTGatagatttatttaaaaacacaTTTTAA
- the LOC117143335 gene encoding uncharacterized protein LOC117143335, which translates to MFDTTKYFPRSVDSEHPSQSEHNESLSQDHVITYDMVHNPEGRSPDHSVIEMASEADRRTGHDATSSPQLMIIYEEGDINSALHFIIESAHNPFASNAVAMVLVEEKIRGEIVERILSKLHPLSKFVAEHPSYLAALEKCHTSNLNIIRACISEVAPPLASPTFVCDCTHDKLGSYPTGIVTFHTFRNNQEAIAICQCESLAFASVSIWNETLTGCYDLVAALSSSYFFLNCANVDLSPILRPHKAQKNYVIVENGFHFETLHIYDNFKSIVFPIAGQILPYIEDCKEEHAAVFFLDA; encoded by the coding sequence ATGTTCGATACAACTAAATACTTTCCGCGTTCAGTTGATTCCGAGCATCCATCCCAGTCGGAGCACAATGAGTCTTTGTCACAGGATCATGTGATCACCTACGATATGGTCCATAACCCGGAGGGAAGATCCCCTGATCACAGTGTCATCGAAATGGCATCGGAAGCTGACCGGCGTACAGGACACGATGCCACTTCATCTCCCCAACTGATGATTATTTATGAAGAAGGCGACATCAACAGTGCACTGCACTTTATTATTGAGTCGGCTCATAATCCCTTTGCCTCGAATGCGGTGGCCATGGTTCTGGTTGAAGAGAAAATTCGGGGGGAGATCGTCGAGAGAATCCTGTCTAAGCTACATCCTCTTAGTAAGTTTGTGGCCGAGCATCCTAGCTATCTGGCAGCACTGGAGAAATGCCACACCTCCAACTTGAACATAATAAGGGCCTGCATTTCTGAGGTTGCCCCACCACTGGCTTCACCCACTTTTGTGTGTGACTGTACGCACGATAAGCTGGGAAGTTACCCAACTGGGATAGTAACATTTCACACATTCCGCAATAACCAGGAGGCCATTGCCATATGTCAGTGCGAATCACTGGCCTTCGCATCCGTCTCCATTTGGAACGAAACGCTAACTGGATGCTACGATCTCGTGGCGGCCCTCAGCTCATCCTATTTTTTTCTAAACTGTGCCAACGTGGACTTGTCGCCAATTTTAAGGCCGCACAAGGCTCAGAAAAATTACGTGATAGTTGAAAACGGCTTTCACTTCGAAACCCTACATATCTATGACAATTTCAAATCCATTGTATTTCCTATTGCCGGACAAATTTTGCCATACATCGAAGATTGCAAGGAGGAGCACGCAGCCGTCTTCTTTTTGGATGCTTAG